The following coding sequences are from one Gossypium raimondii isolate GPD5lz chromosome 4, ASM2569854v1, whole genome shotgun sequence window:
- the LOC105779017 gene encoding uncharacterized protein LOC105779017 encodes MSLQSILEIELFDVWGIDFMGPFLLSMGKVYILLAVDYVSKWIEVVALPTNDARSVMNFLHKNIFIRFGTARAIISNEGSHFYSKLVANALQRKMVNPTRKDWSTRVDEALWAYRTTYKTPLGMSPFNLDYGKRRHLPVEIEHKAFWAIKKLNMDWVTASHIKLLELNEMVEFQVQAHENDKLYKEKTKRWHDKRIVPQQFESGQQVLLLNSRIKLFPGKLKSCWSGPFEVAQVYPHGDVNIKGLKKGVTFKVNGKRLKYY; translated from the exons ATGTCATTGCAAAGTATACTGGAGATTGAGTTGTTTGATGTATGGGGAATTGACTTTATGGGACCATTCCTACTGTCAATGGGCAAGGTGTACATACTGTTAGCAGTGGACTATGTCTCTAAGTGGATCGAGGTTGTTGCCCTTCCTACTAATGATGCAAGGTCAGTAATGAACTTTTTACACAAGAACATTTTTATAAGATTTGGTACAGCTAGAGCCATTATTAGCAATGAGGGGTCTCATTTTTACAGTAAGTTGGTAGCTAATGCTTTGCAACG aaaaatggtaaATCCTACTCGTAAGGATTGGTCTACCAGAGTGGATGAAGCTTTGTGGGCGTATCGTACCACatacaaaactccattagggatgtcacctTTTAATCTTGACTATGGCAAACGACGTCACCTTCCTGTTGAAATTGAGCACAAGGCATTTTGGGCTATTAAGAAGCTGAATATGGATTGGGTCACTGCTAGCCATATAAAGTTGttagaattgaatgaaatggtggAGTTCCAAGTGCAAGCACATGAGAATGATAAGTTgtacaaggaaaagaccaagcGTTGGCATGATAAAAGAATCGTGCCGCAACAATTTGAATCAGGACAACAAGTGTTGTTACTTAACTCTAGGATCAAATTATTTCCTGGTAAATTGAAGTCTTGCTGGTCAGGTCCTTTTGAAGTAGCCCAAGTGTATCCTCATGGAGATGTTAATATCAAAGGATTGAAAAAGGGGGTCACATTTAAGGTTAATGGGAAACGTTTAAAATATTACTAG